One window of Sulfurospirillum sp. 1612 genomic DNA carries:
- a CDS encoding 4Fe-4S dicluster domain-containing protein, with protein sequence MNYAMALDYQNCINCKACEVACKEENGVQLGADKQRIWVGVTEGTTFGKPYVNLYPSQCNQCLDAPCVSVCPTNASHIIDGGIVMVDPTKCILCKGCMEACPYDARFVDDTVVAVDKCTFCNQRIDEYGTTACQATCPTKVRLFGDLDDEEGDLVKLLKTRKFFFQKESEGTVPKLFYLVPEDENFLIQTVSKNTKIHTWDEIKPYYDQVKAKRSQEWKKS encoded by the coding sequence ATGAACTATGCAATGGCACTTGATTATCAAAATTGTATCAATTGTAAAGCATGCGAAGTGGCATGTAAGGAAGAAAATGGAGTACAGCTTGGTGCTGACAAACAAAGAATTTGGGTCGGTGTCACAGAAGGGACGACTTTTGGTAAACCATATGTCAATCTATATCCTTCGCAATGTAACCAATGCTTGGATGCTCCATGTGTGAGTGTGTGCCCAACCAATGCCAGCCACATTATAGATGGCGGTATTGTGATGGTGGATCCTACAAAATGTATCTTGTGTAAAGGTTGTATGGAAGCATGCCCTTATGATGCGAGATTTGTTGATGATACGGTTGTAGCCGTTGATAAATGTACATTTTGTAATCAACGTATTGATGAGTACGGCACCACAGCATGTCAAGCCACTTGTCCTACAAAAGTGCGACTATTTGGGGATTTGGATGATGAAGAAGGTGATTTGGTCAAGCTGCTCAAAACGAGAAAATTCTTTTTTCAAAAAGAGAGCGAAGGCACGGTTCCTAAACTATTTTATTTGGTACCAGAAGATGAGAATTTCCTCATTCAAACCGTATCCAAAAATACAAAAATTCATACTTGGGACGAGATTAAACCCTATTATGACCAAGTGAAAGCTAAAAGGAGTCAAGAATGGAAAAAATCATAA
- the frr gene encoding ribosome recycling factor, with protein sequence MELNKIYTEQKEHIEKSLHALKRDFTTIRSGKVSTSILDNIKVDYYGTPTPLSQVATILVNDATTISITPWEKNLLKEVEHAIGSANIGVNPNNDGENIKLFFPPMTTEQRKEGAKQAKVMGDKCKIAIRNIRKEANDKVKKLEKDKLVTEDEAKKAYDEVQKITDNGVKSVDDSVKEKEAEILKI encoded by the coding sequence ATGGAACTCAATAAAATCTACACCGAACAAAAAGAACATATAGAAAAATCGCTCCATGCGTTGAAGCGAGATTTTACGACTATCCGAAGTGGAAAAGTTTCAACCTCGATACTTGATAATATCAAAGTCGATTATTATGGTACCCCTACCCCGTTGAGTCAAGTGGCAACTATTTTAGTCAATGATGCCACGACCATCAGTATCACACCATGGGAAAAGAATTTACTCAAAGAAGTAGAACACGCAATAGGCTCAGCCAACATCGGTGTCAATCCCAATAATGACGGTGAAAACATCAAACTCTTTTTTCCACCAATGACTACAGAACAGAGAAAAGAGGGGGCAAAACAGGCCAAAGTCATGGGCGATAAATGTAAAATAGCGATTAGAAATATCCGAAAAGAAGCCAATGACAAAGTCAAAAAACTTGAAAAAGATAAATTAGTCACAGAAGATGAAGCAAAAAAAGCATACGATGAAGTCCAAAAGATTACAGATAATGGCGTGAAATCCGTCGATGATTCTGTAAAAGAAAAAGAAGCTGAGATTTTAAAAATATGA
- a CDS encoding Bax inhibitor-1/YccA family protein, which produces MALYDREYISRGTSESVSEGQRTGANSNLAIFIKQTYQLFAASLLAASAGAYIGTSMAPQISRFYLGLVIVEFILLFGLFAAKKKAGLNLILLFGFTFITGLTLAPLLYHIMGMNGGGSIIANAFMLTTVAFGSLSVFAMNTKRDFSAMGKMLFVTLIVIVVAGLINIFLHSPVLQLAIASIGSILFSAFILYDTQNIIKGRYETPIEGAIALYLDFLNLFISLLQILSMFAGNSNK; this is translated from the coding sequence ATGGCACTATATGATAGAGAATATATCAGCCGTGGGACGAGTGAGAGTGTCAGCGAAGGGCAAAGAACCGGAGCTAATAGCAATCTTGCTATTTTTATCAAACAAACATACCAGCTTTTTGCTGCCTCTTTGTTAGCTGCAAGTGCAGGTGCTTATATAGGTACCAGCATGGCACCTCAAATATCAAGATTTTATTTGGGTCTTGTGATTGTAGAGTTTATTTTACTCTTTGGTCTTTTTGCTGCGAAAAAGAAAGCAGGACTAAACTTGATACTGCTCTTTGGTTTTACATTTATCACAGGATTAACACTAGCCCCCCTACTGTACCATATAATGGGAATGAATGGTGGTGGTTCTATTATCGCTAATGCTTTTATGTTAACCACAGTAGCATTTGGTTCACTTTCAGTGTTTGCAATGAATACAAAACGAGATTTTTCAGCAATGGGCAAGATGTTGTTTGTGACACTGATTGTCATCGTAGTAGCAGGATTGATTAATATCTTTTTGCACAGCCCTGTGCTTCAATTAGCAATCGCGAGTATCGGTTCTATCCTTTTTAGTGCGTTCATACTTTATGACACACAAAACATCATCAAAGGCCGATATGAAACACCAATCGAAGGTGCTATTGCACTTTATTTGGATTTCTTGAACCTCTTTATATCACTACTTCAAATATTAAGCATGTTTGCGGGGAATTCTAACAAATAG
- a CDS encoding polysaccharide deacetylase family protein → MHLQINKIFFLSLLSAITLWADAHIFVYHRFGDGRHPSTDTTKSELIREFEYFKNNNYKVVPLETLVTALKQKKNIPDNWVVLTIDDNFKSFYENGLEIFKKYHYPFSLFVYVKATEKRYPDYLTWDQLNEIKKYGSLEFHSYAHGHLTLMSQQEIEADFKKGMQLFEKHLHLKPKYFSYPYGEFTPRVRDIVKSFGFQAIINQNIGAVGKNSNVFDLDRSALVGKTNLSYLLGLRTLNATWIEPKILPKDKVLKIIKVKTNSTASKGSIYISKYGWENVTIKNGLFDVQVDKKLTLERNRVIVKIGNKISTKLLIKDLNGTQ, encoded by the coding sequence GTGCACCTGCAAATAAATAAAATTTTTTTTCTGTCGCTACTCTCTGCGATAACGTTATGGGCAGACGCCCATATCTTTGTATATCACAGGTTTGGCGATGGAAGACATCCCAGTACCGATACCACCAAAAGTGAATTGATAAGAGAATTTGAATATTTCAAAAATAACAATTATAAAGTCGTCCCACTTGAGACGCTGGTCACGGCACTCAAACAAAAGAAGAATATCCCTGATAATTGGGTCGTACTCACGATTGATGACAATTTCAAAAGCTTTTACGAAAATGGCCTTGAAATTTTCAAGAAATATCATTACCCTTTTTCACTCTTTGTTTATGTCAAAGCCACCGAAAAGCGTTATCCTGATTATTTGACATGGGATCAATTAAATGAAATCAAAAAGTATGGCTCCTTAGAATTTCACTCCTATGCTCACGGGCATCTCACGCTCATGTCTCAACAAGAAATAGAAGCAGATTTCAAAAAAGGAATGCAATTATTTGAAAAGCACTTGCATCTAAAACCAAAATATTTTTCATACCCTTATGGCGAATTCACCCCGCGGGTGAGAGACATCGTCAAGTCATTTGGTTTTCAAGCAATTATTAATCAAAATATTGGCGCTGTCGGTAAAAACAGTAATGTGTTTGATTTAGACCGCAGTGCGCTAGTCGGAAAAACAAATCTCTCTTATCTTTTAGGACTGCGCACATTAAACGCCACATGGATTGAGCCAAAAATCTTGCCTAAAGACAAGGTTCTCAAAATCATCAAAGTAAAAACAAACAGCACCGCCTCAAAAGGCAGTATCTATATCAGCAAATATGGATGGGAAAATGTCACTATCAAAAACGGCCTATTTGACGTACAGGTCGATAAAAAATTGACACTTGAGAGGAATCGTGTGATTGTGAAAATCGGAAATAAAATTTCCACAAAATTACTCATAAAGGACTTAAATGGAACTCAATAA
- the secG gene encoding preprotein translocase subunit SecG, translated as MTGTLLVFQFILAAILTVAVMLQKSSSIGLGAYSGSNESLFGAKGPAGFMAKFTFVIGFVFVINTLALGYFYNQDKKVSVAEDIKVEKPLIPTAPATPKAPEAPKAPSAPANK; from the coding sequence ATGACCGGGACTTTATTGGTCTTTCAATTTATTTTAGCTGCAATATTAACAGTGGCGGTAATGCTTCAAAAAAGCTCTTCTATCGGATTGGGCGCATATAGTGGCAGCAATGAATCACTGTTTGGCGCAAAAGGACCTGCTGGCTTTATGGCAAAATTCACATTCGTGATTGGATTTGTATTTGTAATCAACACCTTGGCGTTAGGTTATTTTTATAACCAAGATAAAAAAGTTTCCGTAGCAGAAGATATAAAAGTAGAAAAACCTCTTATACCAACAGCTCCGGCTACTCCAAAAGCTCCTGAAGCACCAAAAGCTCCAAGTGCACCTGCAAATAAATAA
- a CDS encoding cytochrome C, translating into MKKLLVLVFAAIVGLSFISTSAFASSDKGQKIIIKKLKKPCGFNGGVLAKKHTQGEWTAIYKAGKLNDELQKLCPKAKPLKKKYTKHVYDFLNNFASDSGNVPSC; encoded by the coding sequence ATGAAAAAACTGCTTGTATTAGTGTTTGCAGCCATTGTTGGCTTGAGTTTTATTAGCACTTCTGCTTTTGCAAGTTCTGACAAGGGACAAAAAATAATTATCAAAAAATTGAAAAAACCTTGTGGCTTCAATGGTGGTGTTCTAGCTAAAAAACATACTCAAGGCGAATGGACTGCAATCTATAAAGCCGGTAAGTTGAACGACGAGCTTCAAAAGCTATGTCCAAAAGCGAAACCGTTGAAGAAAAAATATACTAAACATGTATATGACTTTCTTAATAACTTTGCTAGCGATAGCGGCAATGTTCCATCTTGTTAA
- the nrfD gene encoding NrfD/PsrC family molybdoenzyme membrane anchor subunit, which yields MEKIIIAGLEINKVNIFKLLFNKTMIIAYVLLAVGCYGIYEAFDERYFSIVANAHTAGLDPTNPYLAEAMKQAVFGHVGEVSREEPWTLFIVNYMYMIYTGSGVIFLVALAELMNIEVVAKAAAGFMVVGLSMVFAGLFTIATDLNMLNMLSMITTPNVNAGMWLMLPLYLTYIPFVLFEIYLLITNKREWAKRLAMPVLLLSVGVDVVEYFIQAKLFAMNTARHLWTEFPILTFYFIISAFVASLGIMGLYAYFAHRKSGEYSHLIEIIRKAMLFFIIVLAAYEIIGYLAVDKSWAFIILFGPFKYAYFGGYILLAMIVPFLLTFQKGNPIWVVLASVCTVVGGYIGRYIFVYGGNANPLSDRFGVGYEKYDMYSIADKINYTWPHQAEIFIVIGSIGVVLAVYKLVNVLFSVSKLREH from the coding sequence ATGGAAAAAATCATAATAGCCGGACTTGAAATCAACAAGGTCAATATTTTTAAGTTATTGTTTAATAAAACCATGATTATTGCTTATGTCTTGCTAGCAGTGGGATGTTATGGTATTTATGAAGCATTTGATGAGCGATACTTTAGTATTGTGGCCAATGCGCATACTGCCGGATTGGATCCTACGAATCCTTATTTAGCTGAAGCGATGAAGCAAGCGGTATTTGGTCATGTTGGAGAAGTCAGTAGAGAAGAGCCTTGGACTTTGTTTATCGTAAACTATATGTATATGATTTATACCGGTAGTGGGGTAATCTTTTTAGTGGCATTGGCGGAATTGATGAATATTGAAGTCGTGGCTAAAGCAGCTGCGGGTTTTATGGTCGTTGGTTTGTCGATGGTATTTGCTGGACTCTTCACGATTGCAACCGATTTAAATATGTTAAATATGCTTAGCATGATTACAACACCAAATGTGAATGCGGGTATGTGGCTCATGTTACCACTTTATTTGACCTATATCCCTTTTGTATTGTTTGAAATTTATCTTTTGATTACCAACAAAAGAGAATGGGCAAAACGATTGGCAATGCCAGTACTATTATTAAGTGTGGGTGTGGATGTTGTGGAATATTTTATTCAAGCAAAACTTTTTGCTATGAATACAGCACGTCACTTGTGGACAGAATTTCCAATATTGACATTTTACTTTATTATTTCAGCATTTGTAGCCTCATTGGGAATTATGGGATTATATGCTTACTTTGCACACAGAAAAAGCGGAGAGTATTCTCATTTGATTGAGATCATTCGAAAAGCAATGTTATTTTTCATTATAGTTTTAGCCGCTTATGAAATTATCGGATATTTAGCAGTCGATAAATCTTGGGCTTTTATCATTTTGTTTGGACCTTTTAAATATGCATATTTTGGTGGCTATATTCTATTAGCGATGATAGTACCATTTTTATTGACTTTTCAAAAAGGTAACCCTATCTGGGTGGTACTCGCCTCAGTATGTACCGTTGTTGGTGGTTATATAGGAAGATATATATTCGTATATGGTGGTAATGCCAATCCACTTTCAGATCGATTTGGTGTCGGTTATGAAAAATATGACATGTATAGTATTGCAGACAAAATCAACTACACATGGCCACATCAAGCTGAGATATTCATCGTGATTGGTTCTATAGGTGTTGTGCTTGCTGTGTATAAATTAGTGAATGTTTTATTTTCTGTGTCCAAGCTCAGAGAGCATTAA
- a CDS encoding molybdopterin-containing oxidoreductase family protein, with product MKVEISRRRFLQSSVALSVIGGTSLSTTQILAETSKKAEANNTLSKKVPTLCEMCVNKCAAIAQVRNGIVKKLDPNPRFPKSKNMLCARGDAGIHALYDPDRLKYPLIRTGKRGDGKYKRATWDEAYDYITNKLVKILDEEKDNRSCIGYCAGEGMGEPIFKDFMSNKFGSSNFVNHASICLQTAISGYALTIGGYGQADLENAKYIIMAGANRAEAILTPDTMDLFKRTRGRGAKLVVIDPRFTNTAIHADTYLPIKVGTDLAFVLALTNVAIRERLYNLEFVSKNFDNFDVYKQHVLSKGYTPEWAEKITGIPASEIEKIARDFMAYAPQSVYYQGRRSTWGVNDFQLRRAMAIFSALGGGIDVRGGIIFGRNLPLGEHEINAPLYANAEGRIEKNAAAIVGATGSWIAWRNMVAQGNTPYPIRGMFVYKQNPMLSVPNTKKTRDMFEKLDLVVVIDTMPSDTAMMADVILPECTYLEREDPIKSFGGAMPAIVLRQKVIDPMYETKPVFEIMKGLAQKISKPLWENTKKYDEDVQDELEDADSEEEYYKENGFDLADAFEKSLEEINKERFVSKYGEEAWGELREKGVYYPHMNEYFKEIDKNTFEYYPENKKAYSTKELEEEPDKDAYLHDTCINPRDIAALRKMFSTPSKKVECYLKAMIKRGVDPMPTWHDEEFVQVPKGKFKFITGRHAQFTQDATQNNIMLLEMMKENYAWINDKEAEQRGIKFGDEIEVTSNVGSVRIKAYPTPKILPETLFYIHGFGAKSTGLTFAHRNGASDNEIIEDKIEPVFGSAIMHDTIVDVRKV from the coding sequence ATGAAAGTAGAAATCTCAAGAAGGAGATTTCTTCAAAGTAGTGTTGCATTGAGTGTTATTGGAGGGACATCCCTCTCAACCACTCAAATATTAGCTGAGACTTCCAAAAAAGCAGAAGCTAACAATACACTTTCGAAGAAAGTTCCGACACTTTGTGAAATGTGTGTCAATAAGTGTGCCGCTATCGCACAAGTGAGAAATGGTATCGTTAAAAAACTCGATCCAAATCCACGATTCCCAAAATCTAAGAATATGTTGTGCGCAAGAGGTGATGCAGGGATTCATGCGTTGTATGATCCTGATAGACTCAAATATCCACTAATACGAACAGGTAAACGTGGTGATGGAAAATACAAAAGAGCAACCTGGGATGAAGCGTATGATTATATTACAAACAAATTGGTCAAAATCCTAGATGAAGAGAAAGATAACCGATCTTGTATTGGTTATTGCGCGGGCGAAGGAATGGGAGAACCAATATTTAAAGACTTTATGTCAAATAAGTTTGGCTCATCCAATTTTGTCAATCATGCATCTATTTGTCTTCAAACAGCAATATCAGGTTATGCACTTACCATAGGGGGCTATGGACAAGCAGATCTTGAAAATGCCAAATACATTATCATGGCAGGAGCCAATAGAGCAGAAGCAATATTGACACCAGATACCATGGATTTATTTAAAAGAACACGAGGTAGAGGCGCTAAACTCGTAGTTATTGATCCTCGATTTACGAATACAGCCATTCACGCTGATACGTATCTTCCAATTAAAGTGGGTACCGACTTAGCATTTGTTTTGGCGTTGACCAATGTCGCGATTCGTGAAAGATTATACAATCTCGAATTTGTTTCCAAGAACTTTGATAATTTTGATGTGTATAAGCAACATGTGTTAAGCAAAGGCTATACTCCAGAGTGGGCTGAAAAGATTACAGGAATTCCTGCCTCTGAGATAGAAAAAATTGCGAGAGATTTCATGGCTTATGCTCCACAATCTGTCTATTATCAAGGAAGACGTAGTACGTGGGGTGTGAACGATTTCCAACTCCGACGTGCGATGGCGATTTTTAGTGCTCTTGGTGGCGGTATTGATGTGAGAGGCGGGATTATATTTGGTCGAAACCTTCCGTTAGGCGAACATGAAATTAATGCACCACTATATGCCAATGCCGAAGGTAGAATAGAAAAAAATGCAGCCGCTATTGTGGGGGCAACGGGTTCTTGGATTGCATGGAGAAATATGGTGGCTCAAGGCAATACGCCTTATCCTATTAGAGGGATGTTTGTTTATAAACAAAATCCGATGCTCTCTGTGCCTAATACCAAAAAAACAAGAGATATGTTTGAAAAACTTGATTTGGTTGTCGTCATTGATACGATGCCAAGTGATACTGCGATGATGGCCGATGTGATTTTGCCAGAATGTACCTATTTAGAGCGGGAAGATCCAATCAAGTCATTCGGTGGTGCGATGCCTGCGATTGTGTTACGACAAAAAGTGATTGATCCAATGTATGAAACTAAGCCTGTTTTTGAAATCATGAAAGGATTAGCGCAAAAAATATCAAAACCACTTTGGGAAAATACTAAAAAATATGACGAAGACGTCCAAGATGAACTCGAAGATGCAGATAGTGAAGAAGAATACTATAAAGAAAACGGTTTTGATCTCGCTGATGCATTTGAAAAAAGTCTAGAAGAGATCAATAAAGAGCGTTTTGTTAGCAAATATGGAGAGGAAGCTTGGGGTGAACTTCGTGAAAAAGGTGTTTATTATCCTCATATGAATGAGTATTTTAAAGAAATTGATAAAAATACCTTTGAATATTATCCTGAAAACAAAAAAGCTTACTCAACCAAAGAGTTAGAAGAAGAACCGGATAAAGATGCCTATTTACATGATACTTGTATCAATCCACGAGACATCGCGGCTCTTCGTAAAATGTTTTCAACACCAAGTAAAAAAGTGGAATGTTATCTCAAAGCGATGATTAAAAGAGGCGTGGATCCGATGCCGACATGGCATGATGAAGAGTTTGTTCAAGTACCAAAAGGCAAATTCAAATTTATCACCGGTCGTCACGCACAATTTACTCAAGATGCAACACAAAATAATATTATGTTGCTTGAGATGATGAAAGAAAATTATGCTTGGATTAATGATAAAGAAGCAGAACAAAGAGGCATCAAATTTGGTGATGAAATCGAAGTGACTAGTAATGTAGGAAGTGTGAGAATTAAAGCATACCCAACACCTAAAATTTTACCTGAGACACTTTTTTATATCCACGGATTTGGAGCCAAATCAACCGGTTTGACATTTGCACATCGAAACGGTGCAAGTGATAATGAAATCATTGAAGATAAGATAGAGCCAGTTTTTGGTAGTGCAATTATGCATGATACTATCGTCGATGTAAGGAAGGTGTAA